The Methanofollis sp. genome has a segment encoding these proteins:
- a CDS encoding acyltransferase, translating to METSRRHANNFDFLRLSAALVIIISHAYALQIGYGAIPGNSPAVLVGQAALAGLFVISGYLIPQSWMTQPDVKRFFWKRSLRVFPALVPALIFTFLLVGPLATTLPLVDYFMTLLSPFTLASFGSVWNGSALGLFQSNPVTFVNASLWTIPVEFVMYILVALLGVAGLLRRKDVLLALIAADFAIWMAVYWDPGLAKVRFTLYFLIGAYLAVHHRGRRYDPATAGVLAVALVAASPTPFALFLALVAVPYIVLAVAHLGVPALNRFGNRGDFSYGVYIYAYPIQQMIVLYLGTSMPLWLFSGLSVLLTFPLAYASWHLVEKKALALKQMGFGEEASPLTTGQNP from the coding sequence GTGGAGACCTCCCGCCGCCATGCAAACAACTTTGACTTTCTCCGTCTCTCCGCGGCCCTGGTCATCATCATCTCCCACGCCTATGCCCTCCAGATTGGATATGGGGCGATACCGGGCAACTCCCCGGCGGTGCTGGTGGGGCAGGCGGCGCTTGCCGGTCTCTTCGTGATCAGCGGGTATCTCATCCCGCAGAGCTGGATGACACAACCCGACGTGAAGCGGTTCTTCTGGAAAAGGTCACTCCGGGTCTTTCCCGCACTGGTACCGGCCCTGATCTTCACGTTTCTTCTCGTCGGTCCGCTCGCCACGACCCTTCCCCTCGTGGACTATTTCATGACGCTCCTCTCACCCTTCACCCTCGCGTCTTTCGGTTCGGTCTGGAACGGATCGGCCCTCGGGCTCTTCCAGTCGAACCCTGTCACCTTCGTAAACGCATCCCTCTGGACGATCCCGGTGGAGTTCGTGATGTACATCCTCGTCGCACTCCTCGGTGTCGCCGGCCTCCTGCGGCGAAAAGATGTCCTTCTTGCCCTGATAGCCGCCGACTTCGCCATCTGGATGGCGGTGTACTGGGACCCGGGCCTTGCGAAGGTGCGGTTCACCCTCTACTTCCTCATCGGTGCTTACCTCGCTGTCCACCACAGGGGCCGCCGTTACGACCCCGCGACCGCCGGCGTGCTTGCCGTCGCCCTTGTCGCTGCATCGCCGACCCCCTTTGCCCTCTTTCTCGCCCTCGTCGCCGTGCCGTACATCGTCCTCGCCGTCGCCCATCTGGGTGTTCCGGCCCTGAACAGGTTCGGGAATCGCGGCGACTTCAGTTATGGCGTCTATATCTATGCCTATCCGATCCAGCAGATGATCGTCCTCTATCTCGGGACGTCAATGCCTCTCTGGCTTTTTTCGGGCCTCTCGGTCCTGCTGACCTTTCCCCTGGCCTATGCCTCCTGGCACCTCGTCGAGAAGAAGGCGCTGGCCTTAAAACAGATGGGATTCGGGGAGGAGGCCTCCCCCCTCACGACCGGGCAGAACCCCTGA